Proteins encoded in a region of the Bombyx mori chromosome 23, ASM3026992v2 genome:
- the LOC101744148 gene encoding glutamate receptor ionotropic, kainate 2 isoform X2, protein METQNRNWSAVNLYPHHISYSQLFTDLIEMKDWKEFTIIYEGSELLPFLENIFTMQDLNKRQKILMNVVQLPDGDDFRSQLKAIKKSGSVNFVLDCTLENLSTFLEQAQQVGIMSDQHSYLIMNPDFQTIDVDPFKHGGSNITDINEKVVELSEGQLEKAVTENGLTFDLALMYDAVTIYGSALNALGLEEGANITCDQDDGWEFGSSIINYIRTMEIDGMTGIIKFDDEGFRSYFEVDVLEIMPHGLEKVGSWNIEDGLIQDRNFIAPAEPESSETMKGKHFIILTALSAPYGMLKESSKRLEGNERYEGFGIELIEELAKMNEFNYTFELQTDGVYGSFDTTTKQWNGMMKKIMDGIVDFGITDLTITSTRQKAVDFTSPFMTLGITILYKKPTKEPPDLFSFISPLSPGVWSWLAGAYIGVSVLLFALGRMAPEEWQNPYPCIEEPETLDNQFTLANSFWFTLGSVLTQGSEIAPIAVSTRMAGSMWWFFTLIMVSSYTANLAAFLTIESKFYAIKSVQDLANNPYGITYGAKKNGATFSFFMESDNLLYQKMYHYMDEHPEYQTATNDQGLERVKSENENYAFLMESTSIEYMVERNCDVAQVGGLLDNKGYGIAMKKNSPYRQPMSESILQLQEDGTLTKLKDKWWKEKRGGGACEDDDTAGGEAQPLVLANVGGVFIVLVVGSAMAAVCAFFEMLFDVWMICRRHKLPFLDELKAELRFILSFSGDTKPVRHRELSGSGSRSTKNDEEDKNCELESLDDGNKLDPAPTPRSERSTHSHHTIHSRRTSNAVQMAKMRKYSIRSGI, encoded by the exons ATGGAGACACAGAACCGTAATTGGTCAGCAGTAAATCTGTATCCACATCACATCAGCTATTCACAG CTTTTCACAGATCTGATAGAGATGAAGGATTGGAAAGAATTTACTATAATTTATGAGGGCAGCGAACTTTTACCATTTTTGGAAAATATTTTCACTATGCAGGACTTAAACAAAAGACAGAAGATTTTGATGAACGTCGTTCAATTACCCGATGGAGACGATTTCAG GTCTCAgctgaaagcaataaaaaaatctggatCAGTTAATTTCGTTTTAGATTGCACTCTCGAAAATTTATCAACGTTTTTAGAACAAGCACAGCAAGTCGGCATAATGTCTGATCAACACAGCTATCTCATAATGAATCCCGATTTCCAAACAATCGATGTCGATCCATTTAAGCATGGAGGTTCGAATATAACAG ATATAAACGAGAAAGTAGTCGAATTATCCGAAGGTCAGTTAGAAAAAGCTGTTACAGAAAATGGTTTGACTTTTGACTTGGCTTTAATGTATGATGCCGTTACTATTTATGGGTCAGCATTAAACGCACTAGGACTCGAAGAAGGTGCAAATATAACATGTGATCAAGACGACGGCTGGGAGTTTGGTTCTAGCATCATTAATTATATACGAACT ATGGAAATTGATGGAATGACGGGAATAATAAAATTCGATGACGAAGGTTTTCGTTCATATTTTGAAGTTGATGTATTAGAAATTATGCCACACGGTTTagaaaag GTTGGATCGTGGAATATTGAAGATGGTTTGATACAGGACAGAAATTTTATAGCTCCAGCTGAACCAGAAAGTTCTGAGACGATGAAAGGAaagcatttcattattttaactgCTTTG AGTGCACCCTATGGAATGCTCAAGGAATCATCAAAAAGACTCGAAGGGAACGAACGATACGAAGGATTTGGTATCGAATTAATAGAGGAACTAGCCAAAATGAACGAATTCAATTATACCTTCGAGCTACAAACTGACGGTGTTTATGGATCTTTCGATACAACCACGAAACAGTGGAATGGAATGATGAAGAAAATAATGGACGGT ATTGTAGACTTCGGCATAACTGATTTAACGATAACTTCAACACGACAGAAAGCAGTCGACTTTACAAGTCCGTTTATGACGTTAGGAATaacaatattatacaaaaaaccCACCAAAGAACCACCAGATTTGTTCTCATTTATTTCGCCGCTATCACCAGGA GTTTGGAGCTGGCTAGCGGGAGCTTATATTGGAGTATCAGTTCTGTTATTCGCATTGGGACGAATGGCCCCCGAAGAGTGGCAGAATCCGTACCCGTGTATCGAAGAACCTGAGACCTTGGACAATCAATTCACATTAGCCAATTCCTTTTGGTTTACTCTAGGAAGTGTTCTCACACAAGGATCTGAGATAGCTCCAAT agCCGTTTCAACTCGTATGGCCGGTAGTATGTGGTGGTTCTTCACTTTGATTATGGTGTCGTCCTATACAGCCAACCTCGCCGCTTTCCTAACTATAGAATCAAAGTTTTATGCTATAAAAAGCGTGCAAGATTTAGCCAACAATCCCTACGGTATAACATATGGAGCAAAAAAGAATGGAGCAACATTTAGCTTTTTCATG GAATCCGACAATTTATTGTATCAGAAAATGTACCATTACATGGACGAGCATCCTGAATATCAAACTGCAACGAATGACCAAGGACTTGAAAG AGTAAAATCCGAAAATGAAAATTACGCTTTCCTCATGGAGTCCACATCAATTGAGTATATGGTTGAAAGGAATTGCGACGTTGCTCAAGTCGGCGGCCTATTGGATAACAAAGGATACGGCATTGCCATGAAAAAAA ACTCACCTTACCGACAACCGATGAGTGAATCTATATTACAGCTACAGGAAGATGGTACTTTGACTAAATTAAAAGATAAGTGGTGGAAAGAAAAAAGAGGCGGTGGTGCTTGTGag GATGACGATACCGCTGGCGGTGAAGCCCAACCGTTGGTGTTAGCAAACGTCGGTGGTGTTTTCATAGTTCTAGTGGTCGGCTCAGCAATGGCGGCTGTATGTGCATTTTTCGAGATGTTATTCGATGTTTGGATGATTTGTCGGAGACATAAA TTGCCGTTCCTAGATGAATTGAAAGCGGAGTTGAGATTTATTCTGAGTTTTAGTGGAGACACGAAGCCGGTACGTCACCGTGAATTGTCAGGTAGTGGATCACGAAGCACCAAAAACGACGAGGAAGATAAGAATTGTGAATTGGAATCTTTGGATGATGGAAATAAATTGGATCCGGCACCAACGCCGAGATCTGAAAGGTCCACGCATTCACACCACACAATACATAGTAGAAGAACAAGCAATGCAGTTCAAATGGCTAAAATGAGAAAATATAGTATTAGAAGTGgcatataa
- the LOC101743804 gene encoding glutamate receptor ionotropic, kainate 3 isoform X2: MSVLCVLFLLLFSTRLVSTEENLRTIGGIFYQDAEDMKVALKISAEIYNFSVSIKEVSQRGEILEIERYVCELAEEGVLGIIDGIGGHASEHIQAITDMLELPHVSIQHIDLFAKNWSIINIFPSPIAYNKVLKSLVETKDWNNFTILYIRGHSLLRATELLRMGNSIDKRSVTIRELNGNDYRDVLIDAKKNGCVNFLVDCPARNLEQLLQHAQQVGLMAEEHSYLFVSPDLFTLDLERYRYSGVNITGFRIIDPAANEDLWKFTIQFNTETVQNLEPVQIKTEVLLIHDAVVVFNESLKKVNVTSTQLSCDNYDSWKYGSTLINFMRTNRVKGLTRSLIFDGFGQRNEVIFDLLELTSSGNQTIGHWIDDKLKIERPFIPDAQIGEESILKNKTLRVLIAPTAPYGYVKNWHTALEGNDRYEGFAVDLIQKLSDALGFNYEFILEENYGRKDPVTHKWGGMIYQLITEKADLAICDLSITAERQSVIDFSQPFMTLGIGILYKRPSKEPPEMFSFMAVFSKEDSPKTLHKKMYARMKEQGWLVPQNDIGVAKAETEPYAFFMESTSIEYTTERHCDLMQVGDLLDSKTYGIGMKKKSPYKRYIDDALLILKEKGEIQKLKDIWWKEKRGGGNCGQNSDEEEPQLEMKNMVGAFVVLGVGSVFGLFISILDMLWGVFKRSVKYRTTFKFELIEELKFVIKFSGSVKPVNRVQKQEGSLENLAEVAEGKDEIRSLRSIRSGRSTDTRRTHHSHSSRHSSRSLSVAFAKRREYS; the protein is encoded by the exons ATGTCTGTgctttgtgttttgtttttgttattattttctaCAAGATTGGTTTCCACTGAAGAAAATCTTAGAACAATAG GAGGTATATTTTACCAAGATGCTGAAGATATGAAAGTCGCTTTGAAAATTAGTGccgaaatttataatttctctGTTTCGATAAAAGAGGTGTCACAAAGAGGAGAAATACTGGAAATTGAGAGATATGTTTGCGAATTAGCAGAG GAAGGAGTTTTGGGGATCATTGATGGAATTGGTGGACATGCAAGTGAACATATCCAAGCTATAACTGATATGCTGGAGCTGCCGCATGTTTCTATACAGCACATTGATTTATTTGCAAAGAATTGGTCTATAATAAATATCTTTCCCAGTCCTATTGCCTACAATAAA GTTTTAAAGAGTTTGGTAGAGACAAAGGACTGGAACAATTTCACAATATTGTACATCAGAGGGCATAGTTTATTGAGAGCAACAGAGCTGCTGAGAATGGGCAACAGCATTGACAAACGCTCCGTTACTATAAGAGAACTCAACGGAAACGATTACAG agATGTATTAATTGACGCCAAAAAAAATGGCTGTGTGAACTTCCTGGTGGATTGTCCGGCACGTAATTTGGAACAACTTCTGCAACACGCGCAACAAGTTGGTCTAATGGCTGAAGAGCACTCCTATTTATTCGTGTCGCCAGATTTGTTTACATTAGACTTGGAACGATACAGATACAGCGGCGTGAATATTACAG GGTTTCGTATAATAGATCCTGCAGCTAACGAGGATCTATGGAAATTCACAATACAATTCAATACTGAAACAGTACAAAATCTCGAACCGGTACAAATTAAAACCGAAGTACTGCTTATTCATGATGCGGTTGTGGTTTTTAATGAATCCCTGAAGAAAGTGAACGTTACATCGACACAATTGAGCTGTGACAACTACGACTCTTGGAAATATGGATCGACGCTTATCAACTTTATGAGGACA AATAGAGTGAAAGGTTTGACACGGTCCTTGATATTCGACGGATTCGGACAGAGAAATGAAGTTATCTTCGATCTGCTCGAATTGACTTCATCTGGTAATCAAACA ATTGGACACTGGATCGAtgacaaattaaaaatagagaGACCTTTTATCCCAGATGCACAGATCGGTGAAGAATCTATTCTGAAAAACAAAACGCTACGAGTATTAATTGCACCG ACTGCACCATATGGATATGTAAAAAATTGGCATACAGCACTAGAAGGTAATGACCGGTATGAGGGATTTGCCGTGGATCTCATTCAAAAACTATCAGATGCGCTCGGCTTTAATTATGAGTTCATTTTAGAAGAAAATTACGGTAGAAAGGACCCTGTAACACACAAATGGGGTGGTATGATATATCAATTAATAACTGAA AAAGCTGACCTGGCCATATGTGATCTGTCTATAACAGCTGAAAGACAGTCTGTTATCGATTTTTCACAACCTTTTATGACTCTTGGCATCGGTATTTTATACAAGCGACCGAGTAAAGAGCCCCCTGAGATGTTCTCGTTCATGGCCGTCTTTTCTAAGGAG GATTCGCCGAAGACACtgcataaaaaaatgtatgcaaGAATGAAGGAGCAAGGATGGCTTGTTCCACAAAATGATATTGGCGTTGCGAA GGCTGAAACGGAACCCTACGCATTCTTTATGGAATCAACATCCATAGAATATACAACGGAAAGACATTGCGATCTAATGCAAGTAGGTGATTTGCTTGACTCCAAAACATATGGCATCGGAATGAAAAAGA AGTCACCGTACAAAAGATATATAGATGATgctttgttaatattaaaagaaaaaggtGAGATACAAAAATTGAAAGACATTTGGTGGAAAGAGAAAAGAGGCGGCGGTAATTGTGGa CAAAACAGTGACGAGGAAGAACCACAATTAGAAATGAAGAACATGGTCGGGGCATTCGTCGTGTTAGGCGTGGGAAGTGTATTCGGGCTCTTCATATCAATACTGGATATGTTGTGGGGAGTCTTCAAACGATCTGTTAAATATAGA ACCACTTTCAAATTCGAGTTGATCGAAGAGCTGAAATTCGTGATCAAGTTCAGTGGAAGCGTGAAACCGGTGAATCGAGTTCAGAAGCAGGAAGGCAGCTTGGAGAATCTAGCCGAAGTGGCTGAAGGGAAAGATGAAATACGATCGTTACGGTCGATACGATCCGGGAGATCTACCGACACGCGTCGAACTCATCATTCGCATAGTTCACGACATTCGTCAAGAAGCCTGAGTGTAGCGTTCGCTAAGCGACGCGAATACAGTTAG
- the LOC101743804 gene encoding glutamate receptor ionotropic, kainate 2 isoform X1, with the protein MSVLCVLFLLLFSTRLVSTEENLRTIGGIFYQDAEDMKVALKISAEIYNFSVSIKEVSQRGEILEIERYVCELAEEGVLGIIDGIGGHASEHIQAITDMLELPHVSIQHIDLFAKNWSIINIFPSPIAYNKVLKSLVETKDWNNFTILYIRGHSLLRATELLRMGNSIDKRSVTIRELNGNDYRDVLIDAKKNGCVNFLVDCPARNLEQLLQHAQQVGLMAEEHSYLFVSPDLFTLDLERYRYSGVNITGFRIIDPAANEDLWKFTIQFNTETVQNLEPVQIKTEVLLIHDAVVVFNESLKKVNVTSTQLSCDNYDSWKYGSTLINFMRTNRVKGLTRSLIFDGFGQRNEVIFDLLELTSSGNQTIGHWIDDKLKIERPFIPDAQIGEESILKNKTLRVLIAPTAPYGYVKNWHTALEGNDRYEGFAVDLIQKLSDALGFNYEFILEENYGRKDPVTHKWGGMIYQLITEKADLAICDLSITAERQSVIDFSQPFMTLGIGILYKRPSKEPPEMFSFMAVFSKEVWYYMMLIQMGLGVIMIFVGRISHKEWQNPVPCIEQPEELSNQFSFANALWLIIGSVMQQGSEIAPIALAPRMITSVWWFFTMVMVASYVGILVAFLTVQKGSMPFQSLESLYEHKSISYGAKENGSTHSFFMDSPKTLHKKMYARMKEQGWLVPQNDIGVAKAETEPYAFFMESTSIEYTTERHCDLMQVGDLLDSKTYGIGMKKKSPYKRYIDDALLILKEKGEIQKLKDIWWKEKRGGGNCGQNSDEEEPQLEMKNMVGAFVVLGVGSVFGLFISILDMLWGVFKRSVKYRTTFKFELIEELKFVIKFSGSVKPVNRVQKQEGSLENLAEVAEGKDEIRSLRSIRSGRSTDTRRTHHSHSSRHSSRSLSVAFAKRREYS; encoded by the exons ATGTCTGTgctttgtgttttgtttttgttattattttctaCAAGATTGGTTTCCACTGAAGAAAATCTTAGAACAATAG GAGGTATATTTTACCAAGATGCTGAAGATATGAAAGTCGCTTTGAAAATTAGTGccgaaatttataatttctctGTTTCGATAAAAGAGGTGTCACAAAGAGGAGAAATACTGGAAATTGAGAGATATGTTTGCGAATTAGCAGAG GAAGGAGTTTTGGGGATCATTGATGGAATTGGTGGACATGCAAGTGAACATATCCAAGCTATAACTGATATGCTGGAGCTGCCGCATGTTTCTATACAGCACATTGATTTATTTGCAAAGAATTGGTCTATAATAAATATCTTTCCCAGTCCTATTGCCTACAATAAA GTTTTAAAGAGTTTGGTAGAGACAAAGGACTGGAACAATTTCACAATATTGTACATCAGAGGGCATAGTTTATTGAGAGCAACAGAGCTGCTGAGAATGGGCAACAGCATTGACAAACGCTCCGTTACTATAAGAGAACTCAACGGAAACGATTACAG agATGTATTAATTGACGCCAAAAAAAATGGCTGTGTGAACTTCCTGGTGGATTGTCCGGCACGTAATTTGGAACAACTTCTGCAACACGCGCAACAAGTTGGTCTAATGGCTGAAGAGCACTCCTATTTATTCGTGTCGCCAGATTTGTTTACATTAGACTTGGAACGATACAGATACAGCGGCGTGAATATTACAG GGTTTCGTATAATAGATCCTGCAGCTAACGAGGATCTATGGAAATTCACAATACAATTCAATACTGAAACAGTACAAAATCTCGAACCGGTACAAATTAAAACCGAAGTACTGCTTATTCATGATGCGGTTGTGGTTTTTAATGAATCCCTGAAGAAAGTGAACGTTACATCGACACAATTGAGCTGTGACAACTACGACTCTTGGAAATATGGATCGACGCTTATCAACTTTATGAGGACA AATAGAGTGAAAGGTTTGACACGGTCCTTGATATTCGACGGATTCGGACAGAGAAATGAAGTTATCTTCGATCTGCTCGAATTGACTTCATCTGGTAATCAAACA ATTGGACACTGGATCGAtgacaaattaaaaatagagaGACCTTTTATCCCAGATGCACAGATCGGTGAAGAATCTATTCTGAAAAACAAAACGCTACGAGTATTAATTGCACCG ACTGCACCATATGGATATGTAAAAAATTGGCATACAGCACTAGAAGGTAATGACCGGTATGAGGGATTTGCCGTGGATCTCATTCAAAAACTATCAGATGCGCTCGGCTTTAATTATGAGTTCATTTTAGAAGAAAATTACGGTAGAAAGGACCCTGTAACACACAAATGGGGTGGTATGATATATCAATTAATAACTGAA AAAGCTGACCTGGCCATATGTGATCTGTCTATAACAGCTGAAAGACAGTCTGTTATCGATTTTTCACAACCTTTTATGACTCTTGGCATCGGTATTTTATACAAGCGACCGAGTAAAGAGCCCCCTGAGATGTTCTCGTTCATGGCCGTCTTTTCTAAGGAG GTCTGGTATTATATGATGTTAATTCAAATGGGCTTAGGAGTAATCATGATATTCGTCGGCCGTATATCTCATAAGGAGTGGCAGAATCCAGTACCTTGTATCGAACAACCAGAGGAATTGAGCAATCAATTTAGTTTCGCCAACGCTTTGTGGCTCATTATCGGTTCTGTAATGCAACAAGGATCCGAAATAGCGCCCAT AGCATTAGCCCCTAGAATGATTACTAGTGTGTGGTGGTTCTTCACAATGGTGATGGTGGCCTCATACGTGGGTATTCTTGTTGCTTTCCTCACAGTTCAGAAAGGTTCGATGCCATTTCAATCACTCGAGAGCCTTTATGAACACAAAAGTATTTCTTATGGAGCTAAAGAAAATGGATCCACTCATTCTTTTTTTATG GATTCGCCGAAGACACtgcataaaaaaatgtatgcaaGAATGAAGGAGCAAGGATGGCTTGTTCCACAAAATGATATTGGCGTTGCGAA GGCTGAAACGGAACCCTACGCATTCTTTATGGAATCAACATCCATAGAATATACAACGGAAAGACATTGCGATCTAATGCAAGTAGGTGATTTGCTTGACTCCAAAACATATGGCATCGGAATGAAAAAGA AGTCACCGTACAAAAGATATATAGATGATgctttgttaatattaaaagaaaaaggtGAGATACAAAAATTGAAAGACATTTGGTGGAAAGAGAAAAGAGGCGGCGGTAATTGTGGa CAAAACAGTGACGAGGAAGAACCACAATTAGAAATGAAGAACATGGTCGGGGCATTCGTCGTGTTAGGCGTGGGAAGTGTATTCGGGCTCTTCATATCAATACTGGATATGTTGTGGGGAGTCTTCAAACGATCTGTTAAATATAGA ACCACTTTCAAATTCGAGTTGATCGAAGAGCTGAAATTCGTGATCAAGTTCAGTGGAAGCGTGAAACCGGTGAATCGAGTTCAGAAGCAGGAAGGCAGCTTGGAGAATCTAGCCGAAGTGGCTGAAGGGAAAGATGAAATACGATCGTTACGGTCGATACGATCCGGGAGATCTACCGACACGCGTCGAACTCATCATTCGCATAGTTCACGACATTCGTCAAGAAGCCTGAGTGTAGCGTTCGCTAAGCGACGCGAATACAGTTAG
- the LOC101744148 gene encoding glutamate receptor ionotropic, kainate 3 isoform X1 yields METQNRNWSAVNLYPHHISYSQLFTDLIEMKDWKEFTIIYEGSELLPFLENIFTMQDLNKRQKILMNVVQLPDGDDFRSQLKAIKKSGSVNFVLDCTLENLSTFLEQAQQVGIMSDQHSYLIMNPDFQTIDVDPFKHGGSNITGIRFFDPNLDSIQKFISDINEKVVELSEGQLEKAVTENGLTFDLALMYDAVTIYGSALNALGLEEGANITCDQDDGWEFGSSIINYIRTMEIDGMTGIIKFDDEGFRSYFEVDVLEIMPHGLEKVGSWNIEDGLIQDRNFIAPAEPESSETMKGKHFIILTALSAPYGMLKESSKRLEGNERYEGFGIELIEELAKMNEFNYTFELQTDGVYGSFDTTTKQWNGMMKKIMDGIVDFGITDLTITSTRQKAVDFTSPFMTLGITILYKKPTKEPPDLFSFISPLSPGVWSWLAGAYIGVSVLLFALGRMAPEEWQNPYPCIEEPETLDNQFTLANSFWFTLGSVLTQGSEIAPIAVSTRMAGSMWWFFTLIMVSSYTANLAAFLTIESKFYAIKSVQDLANNPYGITYGAKKNGATFSFFMESDNLLYQKMYHYMDEHPEYQTATNDQGLERVKSENENYAFLMESTSIEYMVERNCDVAQVGGLLDNKGYGIAMKKNSPYRQPMSESILQLQEDGTLTKLKDKWWKEKRGGGACEDDDTAGGEAQPLVLANVGGVFIVLVVGSAMAAVCAFFEMLFDVWMICRRHKLPFLDELKAELRFILSFSGDTKPVRHRELSGSGSRSTKNDEEDKNCELESLDDGNKLDPAPTPRSERSTHSHHTIHSRRTSNAVQMAKMRKYSIRSGI; encoded by the exons ATGGAGACACAGAACCGTAATTGGTCAGCAGTAAATCTGTATCCACATCACATCAGCTATTCACAG CTTTTCACAGATCTGATAGAGATGAAGGATTGGAAAGAATTTACTATAATTTATGAGGGCAGCGAACTTTTACCATTTTTGGAAAATATTTTCACTATGCAGGACTTAAACAAAAGACAGAAGATTTTGATGAACGTCGTTCAATTACCCGATGGAGACGATTTCAG GTCTCAgctgaaagcaataaaaaaatctggatCAGTTAATTTCGTTTTAGATTGCACTCTCGAAAATTTATCAACGTTTTTAGAACAAGCACAGCAAGTCGGCATAATGTCTGATCAACACAGCTATCTCATAATGAATCCCGATTTCCAAACAATCGATGTCGATCCATTTAAGCATGGAGGTTCGAATATAACAG gTATACGCTTCTTTGATCCTAATCTAGATTCCATTCAGAAGTTCATTTCAGATATAAACGAGAAAGTAGTCGAATTATCCGAAGGTCAGTTAGAAAAAGCTGTTACAGAAAATGGTTTGACTTTTGACTTGGCTTTAATGTATGATGCCGTTACTATTTATGGGTCAGCATTAAACGCACTAGGACTCGAAGAAGGTGCAAATATAACATGTGATCAAGACGACGGCTGGGAGTTTGGTTCTAGCATCATTAATTATATACGAACT ATGGAAATTGATGGAATGACGGGAATAATAAAATTCGATGACGAAGGTTTTCGTTCATATTTTGAAGTTGATGTATTAGAAATTATGCCACACGGTTTagaaaag GTTGGATCGTGGAATATTGAAGATGGTTTGATACAGGACAGAAATTTTATAGCTCCAGCTGAACCAGAAAGTTCTGAGACGATGAAAGGAaagcatttcattattttaactgCTTTG AGTGCACCCTATGGAATGCTCAAGGAATCATCAAAAAGACTCGAAGGGAACGAACGATACGAAGGATTTGGTATCGAATTAATAGAGGAACTAGCCAAAATGAACGAATTCAATTATACCTTCGAGCTACAAACTGACGGTGTTTATGGATCTTTCGATACAACCACGAAACAGTGGAATGGAATGATGAAGAAAATAATGGACGGT ATTGTAGACTTCGGCATAACTGATTTAACGATAACTTCAACACGACAGAAAGCAGTCGACTTTACAAGTCCGTTTATGACGTTAGGAATaacaatattatacaaaaaaccCACCAAAGAACCACCAGATTTGTTCTCATTTATTTCGCCGCTATCACCAGGA GTTTGGAGCTGGCTAGCGGGAGCTTATATTGGAGTATCAGTTCTGTTATTCGCATTGGGACGAATGGCCCCCGAAGAGTGGCAGAATCCGTACCCGTGTATCGAAGAACCTGAGACCTTGGACAATCAATTCACATTAGCCAATTCCTTTTGGTTTACTCTAGGAAGTGTTCTCACACAAGGATCTGAGATAGCTCCAAT agCCGTTTCAACTCGTATGGCCGGTAGTATGTGGTGGTTCTTCACTTTGATTATGGTGTCGTCCTATACAGCCAACCTCGCCGCTTTCCTAACTATAGAATCAAAGTTTTATGCTATAAAAAGCGTGCAAGATTTAGCCAACAATCCCTACGGTATAACATATGGAGCAAAAAAGAATGGAGCAACATTTAGCTTTTTCATG GAATCCGACAATTTATTGTATCAGAAAATGTACCATTACATGGACGAGCATCCTGAATATCAAACTGCAACGAATGACCAAGGACTTGAAAG AGTAAAATCCGAAAATGAAAATTACGCTTTCCTCATGGAGTCCACATCAATTGAGTATATGGTTGAAAGGAATTGCGACGTTGCTCAAGTCGGCGGCCTATTGGATAACAAAGGATACGGCATTGCCATGAAAAAAA ACTCACCTTACCGACAACCGATGAGTGAATCTATATTACAGCTACAGGAAGATGGTACTTTGACTAAATTAAAAGATAAGTGGTGGAAAGAAAAAAGAGGCGGTGGTGCTTGTGag GATGACGATACCGCTGGCGGTGAAGCCCAACCGTTGGTGTTAGCAAACGTCGGTGGTGTTTTCATAGTTCTAGTGGTCGGCTCAGCAATGGCGGCTGTATGTGCATTTTTCGAGATGTTATTCGATGTTTGGATGATTTGTCGGAGACATAAA TTGCCGTTCCTAGATGAATTGAAAGCGGAGTTGAGATTTATTCTGAGTTTTAGTGGAGACACGAAGCCGGTACGTCACCGTGAATTGTCAGGTAGTGGATCACGAAGCACCAAAAACGACGAGGAAGATAAGAATTGTGAATTGGAATCTTTGGATGATGGAAATAAATTGGATCCGGCACCAACGCCGAGATCTGAAAGGTCCACGCATTCACACCACACAATACATAGTAGAAGAACAAGCAATGCAGTTCAAATGGCTAAAATGAGAAAATATAGTATTAGAAGTGgcatataa